The Miscanthus floridulus cultivar M001 chromosome 7, ASM1932011v1, whole genome shotgun sequence genome includes a region encoding these proteins:
- the LOC136464235 gene encoding protein MODIFYING WALL LIGNIN-1-like, translating into MEKGSSGLSSRAAICGIVVFLSVIAFSCSLAAEFRKVKEKDMKLDGSLCSLPKSSAFELGVAAIAFLFVAQLVGTTAAVTTVCAGKPRKSSATRGRAAFVSLLVLSWLSFAVAVILLATAASMNHGQRYGRGWMDGDCYVARSGVFGGAAGLVVVTALITLGLTFATESAAAAAAGAMATTPASSSSATCTRTHLDAASADAEQPGGRSKQ; encoded by the exons ATGGAGAAGGGGAGCAGCGGGCTGTCCAGCCGCGCCGCCATCTGCGGCATCGTCGTGTTCCTCAGCGTCATCGCCTTCTCCTGCTCGCTCGCCGCGGAATTCCGCAAGGTCAAG GAGAAGGACATGAAGCTGGACGGGAGCCTCTGCTCGCTGCCCAAGAGCTCCGCCTTCGAGCTGGGCGTGGCCGCCATCGCCTTCCTCTTCGTGGCGCAGCTCGTGGGCACCACGGCGGCGGTGACCACCGTGTGCGCCGGCAAGCCCAGGAAGAGCTCCGCCACCAGAGGGCGCGCCGCGTTCGTCTCCCTCTTGGTCCTCTCATG GCTGAGCTTCGCGGTGGCCGTGATCCTGCTGGCGACAGCCGCGAGCATGAACCACGGGCAGCGGTACGGGCGCGGGTGGATGGACGGCGACTGCTACGTGGCCCGGAGCGGCGTGTTCGGCGGCGCGGCGGGCCTGGTCGTCGTCACGGCCCTCATCACCCTCGGCCTCACCTTCGCCACGGaatcggccgcggccgcggccgcgggggCCATGGCGACGACGCCCGCATCGTCGTCATCAGCGACATGCACGAGGACACATCTCGACGCGGCGTCGGCGGACGCGGAACAGCCAGGCGGGCGATCCAAGCAATGA